A DNA window from Thalassospiraceae bacterium LMO-JJ14 contains the following coding sequences:
- a CDS encoding M14 family metallopeptidase, with protein MTERVENEYPIELSAPDISAYKAGNTGLDYVTTFDSGAPGPHAMVTAVVHGNEICGALALDYFFKTDLRPRAGKLTLAFCNVEAYLSFDPADPTVSRFIDEDFNRVWSEDVLDGPRQSRELTRARAFRPFVAAADFLLDIHSMQKKTEALVLSGPLAKGRVLARGTGVPKIVVSDHGHAAGKRMRDYGDFINPDSPKNSLLVECGQHWEKASETVARESLFRFLLHTGTLSADDVAAHIGPDPEPQQFIEVSGPVTIKTDNFRFVEEFQGFEVIEKAGSVLGYDGDEAVVTPYDNCVLIMPSKRLGPGGSAVRLGRFIDG; from the coding sequence GTGACCGAACGCGTTGAGAACGAATATCCGATCGAGCTATCTGCCCCCGATATTTCTGCCTACAAGGCAGGAAACACGGGACTCGACTACGTTACGACTTTCGATTCCGGCGCGCCCGGGCCGCATGCGATGGTCACAGCCGTTGTGCACGGCAACGAAATCTGCGGCGCCCTGGCGCTGGATTACTTTTTCAAGACCGACCTGCGCCCCAGAGCCGGCAAGCTGACGCTGGCATTCTGCAACGTCGAAGCCTATCTGAGCTTCGATCCGGCCGATCCGACCGTGTCCAGGTTTATCGACGAGGATTTCAACCGCGTATGGTCCGAGGACGTTCTGGACGGCCCGCGTCAGTCACGGGAATTGACGCGTGCACGCGCTTTCCGTCCGTTCGTCGCCGCCGCCGACTTCCTGCTCGACATTCACTCGATGCAAAAGAAAACCGAAGCCCTCGTCCTGTCCGGGCCACTCGCCAAAGGCCGCGTTCTCGCCCGCGGCACCGGCGTTCCCAAGATCGTGGTTTCGGATCACGGTCACGCGGCGGGGAAACGCATGCGCGACTATGGCGATTTCATCAACCCGGACAGTCCGAAAAACTCATTGCTGGTGGAATGCGGCCAGCACTGGGAAAAGGCTAGCGAAACCGTCGCCCGGGAATCGCTTTTCCGGTTCCTGCTGCATACCGGCACACTCAGCGCCGACGATGTCGCTGCGCACATCGGCCCGGACCCCGAACCGCAACAGTTTATCGAAGTCTCCGGACCGGTCACCATCAAGACCGACAATTTCCGCTTCGTTGAGGAATTTCAGGGCTTTGAGGTCATCGAGAAAGCCGGCTCCGTGCTTGGCTATGACGGCGACGAAGCGGTCGTCACGCCTTATGACAACTGTGTTCTGATCATGCCGTCGAAACGCCTCGGCCCCGGCGGCTCGGCGGTCCGGCTGGGACGCTTCATCGATGGCTGA
- a CDS encoding LysR substrate-binding domain-containing protein, with product MLELPSLRELEVFRATISAGSATSAAQRLGISQPSVSRALAQIEQRMGMILFLRQNGRLVPTAEALALNNELEDVFESLDRVRHFADEADALRGGRLRVLAPPSFCSYFVTPTIVEFKRAHPQVLIEFRVVSSQEAVNKITSFEADIAVTTNRIAQPGVRMEAILQTQSVCVMPVGHRLASQQTVYAKDLEGEAFIALTSNLKARRGVDRIFEKGGISRDIIVETTTNHAACECVASGLGVTVINPFPVISNFKGQVVVRPFLPKFEHSVYAVFPSETAPNWLGRAFMSYLKRNAATWRAE from the coding sequence ATGCTTGAACTACCATCTTTACGAGAGCTTGAAGTTTTCCGCGCAACGATATCCGCCGGGTCCGCGACGTCGGCCGCGCAAAGGCTCGGTATCTCGCAGCCCTCCGTCAGCCGTGCCCTGGCACAAATCGAGCAGCGCATGGGCATGATATTGTTTTTGCGCCAGAACGGGCGTCTGGTCCCGACCGCGGAAGCGCTCGCCCTCAATAACGAGTTGGAGGACGTCTTTGAAAGCCTGGACCGGGTCCGGCATTTTGCCGACGAGGCCGATGCCTTGCGTGGCGGCCGGCTGCGTGTGCTGGCGCCGCCGAGCTTCTGCAGTTATTTCGTCACACCGACAATCGTTGAATTCAAGCGCGCGCATCCGCAGGTCCTGATTGAGTTCCGCGTCGTCTCCAGTCAGGAAGCGGTGAACAAAATCACCTCGTTCGAAGCCGACATTGCCGTAACGACCAACCGCATCGCACAACCCGGTGTGCGTATGGAGGCCATCCTTCAAACCCAATCCGTATGCGTCATGCCCGTCGGTCACCGTCTGGCGTCGCAGCAAACCGTCTATGCAAAGGACCTGGAAGGTGAGGCGTTCATCGCCTTGACGAGCAATCTCAAGGCCCGGCGCGGTGTCGACCGTATTTTCGAAAAGGGCGGCATTTCCAGAGATATTATAGTCGAGACCACGACCAATCACGCCGCCTGTGAATGCGTCGCTTCCGGCCTTGGGGTCACGGTTATCAATCCGTTCCCGGTGATATCGAACTTCAAGGGACAGGTCGTTGTACGCCCGTTCCTGCCGAAGTTCGAGCATAGTGTATATGCGGTTTTCCCGTCAGAAACTGCACCCAACTGGCTTGGCCGTGCCTTTATGTCTTATCTGAAACGAAATGCCGCCACATGGCGCGCCGAATGA
- the polA gene encoding DNA polymerase I, translated as MAEPDREHVFLIDGSGFIFRAYFAGMANRRGQMTRSDGTPTNAVYIYTRMMLKLIDDTEADYVAVIFDKARKTFRNDIYPEYKAHRPDPPEDLIPQFALVREATEAMNVPAVQMENYEADDLIATYAEQAAEQGMDVTIVSSDKDLMQLVNDRVTLWDGMKDKSIGAAEVVEKFGVGPDKVIEVQALAGDSTDNVPGVQGIGIKTAAELINQYGDLETLLAKADEIKQPKRREKLIEQADLARISKQLVTLKTDVPIDITLADFRKRQPDPEKLLAFLKEQEFKTLVSSISAKHGISADDPGVLEEEKQAQDTEYTLVQKIDDLKPWITAAMKAGIVAVDTETDALSSMQAGLVGVSLSIEPGKACYIPLAHVGAGAQGAFDLGDSDGTHEADAPEQIPMREALDALKPLLEDPSILKVGQNIKYDMQVLARYGIDVGPVDDTMLLSYVLEGGLHGHGMDELALRFLEIETIKFKDVAGSGKSAISFDKVPLDTAGPYAAEDADVTLRLHRMMKPRLTREHMVGVYERLERPLIYILERMERTGIKVDAQKLKAFSADFEKRMGELEIHAHKLAGREFNVGSPKQVGEILFDEMSLEGGKKGKTGAYSTSADVLEDLVIQGHELPRTILDWRQLQKLKSTYTDALVETINPDTGRVHTSFSQAVTSTGRLSSNDPNLQNIPIRSDEGRKIRQAFIADKGHVLMSADYSQIELRLLAHVADIDVLKQAFADGQDIHAITASQVFGVPIDGMDPMVRRQAKAINFGIIYGISGFGLARQLGIPRGEAQRYIDAYFERYPGIKDYMDKTKQLAHDQGYVETPFGRKCHMRGINEKNQALRGNAERAAINAPIQGGAADIIKLAMTRVPAALEDAKLSARMLLQVHDELIFEVPEGEVEKTRALVKDVMESAAQLNVPLEVDIGTGDNWDEAH; from the coding sequence GTGGCGGAACCTGATCGCGAGCACGTATTCCTGATCGATGGATCCGGCTTTATCTTCCGCGCCTATTTTGCCGGGATGGCGAACCGCCGCGGACAGATGACCCGTTCCGACGGCACCCCGACCAATGCCGTCTACATCTACACCCGCATGATGCTGAAACTCATCGACGATACCGAGGCTGATTACGTCGCGGTCATTTTCGACAAGGCCCGCAAGACGTTCCGCAACGATATCTATCCCGAATACAAGGCGCACCGCCCCGACCCGCCGGAGGACCTGATCCCGCAATTCGCGCTGGTCCGCGAAGCCACGGAAGCGATGAACGTGCCCGCCGTGCAGATGGAAAACTACGAAGCCGACGACCTGATCGCGACCTATGCCGAACAGGCCGCCGAACAGGGCATGGACGTTACCATCGTTTCTTCCGACAAAGACCTGATGCAGTTGGTCAATGACCGGGTCACGCTGTGGGACGGCATGAAGGACAAGTCCATCGGCGCCGCCGAGGTGGTCGAGAAATTCGGCGTCGGGCCAGACAAGGTGATCGAGGTTCAGGCGCTGGCCGGCGACAGCACCGACAACGTGCCCGGCGTGCAGGGCATCGGCATCAAGACCGCAGCCGAACTGATCAACCAGTACGGCGATCTGGAAACGCTGCTGGCGAAAGCCGACGAAATCAAACAGCCGAAACGCCGCGAAAAACTGATCGAACAGGCCGATCTGGCACGCATTTCGAAACAGCTTGTGACGCTTAAAACCGATGTCCCCATCGACATTACCCTTGCCGACTTCAGAAAGCGCCAGCCCGATCCGGAAAAGCTGCTGGCGTTCCTGAAGGAACAGGAATTCAAGACCCTTGTCTCCTCGATCTCCGCCAAGCACGGAATCTCCGCCGACGACCCGGGGGTGCTGGAAGAGGAAAAACAGGCGCAGGACACCGAATACACGCTGGTCCAGAAGATCGATGACCTGAAGCCGTGGATAACCGCCGCCATGAAGGCCGGGATCGTCGCCGTCGACACTGAAACGGACGCGCTATCCAGCATGCAGGCGGGGCTGGTCGGTGTCTCGCTCAGTATCGAGCCGGGCAAGGCCTGTTATATCCCGCTGGCACATGTCGGTGCCGGCGCGCAGGGCGCTTTCGATCTTGGCGACAGCGACGGCACGCACGAGGCCGATGCGCCGGAACAGATTCCCATGCGCGAAGCTCTCGACGCGCTGAAACCGCTCCTCGAAGACCCGTCTATCCTGAAAGTCGGCCAGAACATCAAGTACGACATGCAGGTGCTGGCGCGATACGGCATCGATGTCGGCCCGGTCGACGACACGATGCTGCTGTCCTATGTGCTCGAAGGCGGCCTGCACGGTCACGGCATGGACGAACTTGCACTGCGGTTCCTGGAGATCGAAACCATCAAGTTCAAGGACGTGGCGGGCTCGGGCAAAAGCGCCATCAGCTTCGATAAGGTGCCACTGGATACCGCCGGCCCCTATGCCGCCGAGGATGCCGACGTGACGCTCAGGCTGCACCGGATGATGAAGCCGCGCCTGACCCGCGAACACATGGTCGGCGTCTATGAGCGCCTTGAGCGTCCGTTGATATACATTCTCGAGCGCATGGAGCGGACCGGCATCAAGGTCGATGCCCAGAAACTCAAGGCATTCTCCGCCGACTTCGAGAAACGCATGGGCGAGCTTGAAATCCATGCGCACAAGCTGGCAGGGCGCGAATTCAACGTCGGCTCGCCGAAGCAGGTCGGCGAAATCCTGTTCGATGAAATGTCGCTGGAAGGCGGCAAGAAGGGCAAGACCGGCGCCTATTCGACCAGCGCCGATGTCCTTGAGGACCTCGTCATTCAGGGTCATGAACTGCCCAGGACGATCCTCGACTGGCGGCAACTGCAGAAGCTGAAAAGCACCTACACCGACGCACTTGTCGAAACCATCAACCCCGATACGGGGCGCGTGCATACCTCGTTCAGCCAGGCCGTGACATCGACCGGGCGGTTGTCGTCGAACGATCCGAACCTGCAGAACATTCCGATCCGGTCCGATGAAGGCCGGAAAATCCGCCAGGCCTTCATCGCCGACAAGGGCCATGTGCTGATGTCGGCCGACTATTCGCAGATCGAACTCAGGCTGCTGGCCCACGTCGCCGATATCGATGTCCTGAAACAGGCCTTCGCGGACGGGCAGGATATCCATGCCATTACCGCGTCCCAGGTCTTCGGCGTGCCGATCGACGGCATGGACCCGATGGTCCGCCGCCAGGCCAAGGCCATCAACTTCGGCATCATCTACGGCATTTCCGGGTTCGGCCTGGCGCGCCAGCTCGGCATTCCCAGGGGCGAGGCGCAGCGCTACATCGATGCCTATTTCGAGCGTTATCCGGGCATCAAGGACTACATGGATAAGACCAAGCAACTGGCGCACGATCAGGGTTATGTCGAAACGCCGTTCGGGCGCAAATGCCATATGCGGGGCATCAATGAAAAGAACCAGGCACTCAGGGGCAACGCTGAACGCGCCGCCATCAACGCCCCGATTCAGGGCGGGGCGGCCGATATCATCAAGCTCGCCATGACCCGCGTACCGGCCGCTCTTGAAGACGCAAAGCTAAGCGCGCGCATGCTTTTGCAGGTGCACGATGAACTGATCTTCGAAGTGCCGGAAGGCGAAGTCGAAAAAACCCGCGCGCTGGTCAAGGACGTGATGGAAAGCGCCGCGCAACTCAACGTGCCGCTGGAAGTCGACATCGGCACCGGCGACAACTGGGACGAGGCGCACTAG
- a CDS encoding zinc-finger domain-containing protein: protein MDDETIEVEAMTVACDGGNGPLGHPNVYLHLDEDTLDVVCPYCSKRFVLKEGADVAAGH, encoded by the coding sequence ATGGACGACGAAACAATCGAAGTTGAGGCCATGACGGTGGCATGTGACGGCGGCAACGGACCGCTCGGACATCCGAACGTCTATCTCCATCTCGACGAGGATACGCTCGATGTGGTCTGCCCGTATTGCTCGAAGCGTTTCGTTCTGAAAGAAGGCGCCGATGTCGCCGCCGGCCATTGA
- a CDS encoding glutathione S-transferase family protein translates to MRVLYHLWLSPFSRKVRIVLGEKRIDFEMKAENVWRRREEFLAINPMGEVPVLVEPDGTALSGSQVISEFLDEMHPDPPLLGRQPFQRAEVRRLVDWFDRKFNTEVTEKLVGEKFMKRFLGLGEPDSAQVRAGHSNVHTHMEYISYLVERRKWLAGDELSLADITAAAHLSTLDYIGDVPWSAHESAKDWYARIKSRPSFRPLLSDRIPSAPPPKHYADLDF, encoded by the coding sequence ATGCGCGTTCTTTATCACCTCTGGCTTTCGCCCTTTTCCAGAAAAGTCCGTATCGTTCTGGGCGAGAAGCGGATCGACTTCGAGATGAAAGCCGAGAATGTCTGGCGCCGACGCGAGGAGTTCCTGGCGATCAATCCGATGGGCGAAGTCCCGGTCCTGGTCGAACCGGACGGCACAGCGCTTTCCGGCTCGCAGGTGATTTCTGAATTCCTCGACGAAATGCATCCCGACCCGCCGCTGCTGGGCCGCCAGCCTTTTCAGCGTGCCGAGGTGCGGCGCCTCGTCGACTGGTTCGACCGTAAATTCAATACCGAGGTCACCGAGAAACTCGTCGGTGAAAAATTCATGAAACGGTTTCTCGGCCTGGGTGAGCCGGACTCGGCACAGGTCCGCGCCGGTCACAGCAACGTCCACACGCACATGGAATACATTTCCTATCTGGTCGAGCGCCGTAAATGGCTGGCCGGTGATGAACTGTCACTGGCCGACATCACCGCCGCCGCGCATCTCTCGACCCTGGATTACATCGGCGACGTGCCGTGGAGCGCGCATGAAAGCGCCAAGGACTGGTATGCGCGGATCAAGTCACGGCCGAGCTTCCGGCCGTTGCTGTCGGACCGCATTCCGAGCGCCCCGCCGCCCAAGCATTACGCCGATCTGGATTTCTGA
- a CDS encoding SDR family oxidoreductase: MTRRGGPRLFCFGIGYSAEALIRQLSVADWTVCGTARDPDKVRRLIASGVDTHLWSGEVLSSTIRDRLNASSHVLVSVPPDEKGDPVLNAAQEAIQAMPSLNWLGYLSTTGVYGDTGGAWVKEDAAVNPSSARSIRRVDAEQGWLALQRDHGVPVHVFRLAGIYGPGRSVFDQIRAGRAKRINKPGHAFSRIHVDDIARVLAASIAKPNPGAIYNVCDNEPAPPAEVTAYAAHLLGKDPPPLEEFDTVKERMSPMALSFWNDNRRVDNARIRKELGVRLKYPDYRSGLQHILIEEG, translated from the coding sequence GTGACAAGACGCGGCGGCCCCCGGCTATTCTGTTTCGGCATCGGCTATTCCGCCGAGGCCCTGATCCGGCAGCTTTCGGTTGCCGACTGGACCGTGTGCGGGACCGCCCGCGACCCGGACAAGGTGCGGCGCCTGATCGCCAGCGGCGTTGATACGCATCTTTGGAGTGGGGAAGTTCTCAGCAGCACCATCCGGGACAGGTTGAATGCATCGAGCCATGTTCTTGTTTCCGTCCCGCCGGATGAAAAAGGCGACCCGGTCCTGAACGCCGCCCAGGAAGCCATTCAGGCCATGCCATCGCTGAATTGGCTCGGCTATCTTTCAACGACAGGGGTTTACGGCGACACGGGCGGTGCCTGGGTCAAGGAAGACGCCGCGGTGAATCCGTCCAGTGCGCGTTCGATACGGCGGGTCGATGCGGAACAGGGCTGGCTTGCCCTGCAGCGCGATCATGGTGTCCCTGTGCATGTTTTCCGTCTGGCGGGGATTTACGGGCCGGGCCGCTCCGTCTTCGACCAGATCCGTGCCGGACGCGCCAAAAGAATAAACAAACCCGGCCATGCTTTTTCACGTATTCACGTCGATGATATTGCCCGTGTCCTGGCCGCATCCATCGCCAAGCCCAATCCGGGCGCAATCTACAATGTCTGCGACAACGAACCGGCCCCACCCGCCGAGGTAACGGCATATGCCGCGCACCTGCTCGGAAAAGACCCGCCGCCGCTGGAGGAATTCGACACCGTCAAGGAACGCATGAGCCCGATGGCGCTCAGTTTCTGGAACGACAACCGGCGTGTCGACAACGCCCGTATCCGCAAAGAACTGGGCGTGCGGCTTAAATATCCCGATTACCGCTCAGGTCTGCAGCATATCCTGATTGAGGAAGGCTGA
- a CDS encoding ABC transporter substrate-binding protein, with translation MHFRKALVAGAVSALLSMPLAAHAESLTIGSGSEPSAIDPHYHNLTPNNSLAAHIFSRLIEQDEKQRLTPGLATSWKAIDDLTWEFKLRKGVKFHDGSDFNADDVMASVKRAPNVPNSPSSFALYIKGKTFEKIDDYTIHIKTENPYPLMPVDVSTIHIISDKAVDATTEEFNSGKATAGTGPYKFVEWVPGDRLVLERNEAFYGAKPEWDKVIYKPIKSGPSRVAALLAGDVDFIDNVPTIDIKRLEKEPNLSLSQGISNRVIYLHMDQFREDSPDITAKDGSKIKNPLLDANVRKALSKAISRDLIVERVMEGVAIPAGQLLPEGFFGVSPNLKPEAYDPEGAKKMLADAGYPDGFKMKVHGPNDRYINDAKILEAVAQMFSRIGIETSVETMTKSVFFKRASRGGPDKSPEFSFVLVGWGSGTGEASSPLKSLLATYNKDRGMGASNRGRHSNPEMDKVLDEALATVDDEKRAALLAKATDIGIGQDQGIIPLHYQVNTWAAKKGLKYNARTDERTYAMGIVSR, from the coding sequence ATGCATTTTAGAAAAGCACTTGTCGCAGGCGCGGTTTCTGCCCTGCTCAGCATGCCCTTGGCGGCGCATGCTGAATCGTTGACCATCGGTTCCGGTTCGGAGCCGTCGGCCATTGACCCGCACTATCACAATTTGACGCCGAACAACTCGCTGGCTGCGCACATCTTTTCACGTCTGATCGAACAGGATGAAAAGCAGCGCCTGACTCCGGGGCTGGCGACGTCCTGGAAAGCGATCGACGATCTGACGTGGGAATTCAAGCTCCGCAAGGGCGTGAAGTTCCATGACGGTTCCGATTTCAACGCCGATGATGTCATGGCCAGTGTCAAGCGGGCGCCGAACGTGCCGAACTCACCGTCGAGCTTCGCACTCTATATCAAGGGCAAGACGTTCGAAAAAATCGACGACTACACAATTCACATCAAAACCGAGAATCCCTATCCGCTGATGCCGGTTGACGTGTCGACCATTCACATCATCTCGGACAAAGCCGTCGACGCGACGACCGAAGAGTTCAATTCCGGCAAGGCAACGGCCGGTACGGGGCCGTACAAGTTCGTTGAGTGGGTGCCGGGCGACCGCCTGGTGTTGGAACGGAACGAAGCATTTTACGGTGCCAAGCCGGAATGGGACAAAGTGATCTACAAGCCGATCAAGTCCGGTCCGTCTCGCGTCGCGGCGCTGTTGGCGGGTGACGTCGACTTTATCGATAACGTGCCGACGATCGACATCAAGCGTCTTGAGAAAGAACCCAACCTGTCGCTCAGCCAGGGTATTTCCAACCGCGTGATTTATCTGCACATGGATCAGTTCCGCGAAGACAGCCCGGACATCACCGCAAAGGATGGCTCGAAAATCAAAAACCCGCTTCTTGATGCGAACGTCCGCAAGGCGTTGTCGAAAGCGATCAGCCGCGATCTGATCGTCGAACGTGTGATGGAAGGCGTTGCGATCCCCGCCGGTCAGTTGCTGCCCGAAGGTTTCTTCGGCGTCAGCCCGAACCTGAAGCCGGAAGCATACGACCCCGAAGGCGCCAAGAAGATGCTCGCCGACGCCGGCTATCCGGATGGCTTCAAGATGAAGGTTCACGGCCCGAACGACCGCTACATCAACGACGCCAAGATCCTCGAAGCCGTGGCGCAGATGTTCTCGCGTATCGGGATCGAAACCTCCGTTGAGACCATGACCAAGTCCGTGTTCTTCAAACGCGCATCGCGCGGCGGTCCGGACAAGTCCCCGGAATTCAGCTTCGTGCTGGTCGGTTGGGGCTCGGGGACCGGTGAAGCGTCTTCGCCGCTCAAATCCCTGCTTGCAACCTACAACAAGGACAGGGGTATGGGCGCATCCAACCGTGGCCGCCATTCCAACCCGGAAATGGACAAGGTCTTGGATGAAGCGCTGGCGACCGTCGATGACGAAAAGCGTGCCGCTTTGCTCGCCAAAGCGACCGATATCGGCATCGGCCAGGACCAGGGCATCATCCCGCTGCATTACCAGGTCAACACCTGGGCGGCGAAAAAAGGGCTTAAGTACAACGCCCGTACGGATGAACGCACCTACGCAATGGGCATTGTCTCCAGATAA
- the msrP gene encoding protein-methionine-sulfoxide reductase catalytic subunit MsrP: protein MLIKNRKASDVLGSEITPKSVFDNRRAFLKTAALAGVGLAAGALPSLPALAARTPLSGVKKTRWSADSLPENDPVNDYEDITGYNNFYEFGTGKRDPKANAQDFKPEPWSIAVEGACAKPGKISFEDLIKPHTLEERVYRFRCVEAWSMVVPWVGIPLADVLKRFEPTSDAKYVYFETLLDPEQMPGQRYPVLKWPYKEGLRIDEAMNPLSFLSVGLYGEVLPNQNGAPVRLVVPWKYGYKSIKSIVKIKFQSAMPPTSWNEAAAREYGFYSNVNPAVSHPRWSQASERRIGEIFKRKTLMFNGYEEEVAGLYTDMDLRKWH, encoded by the coding sequence ATGCTAATCAAAAACCGCAAGGCCTCGGACGTACTCGGCTCGGAAATAACGCCGAAATCCGTCTTCGACAACCGCCGCGCCTTTCTCAAAACGGCGGCACTGGCGGGTGTCGGACTGGCGGCGGGTGCGCTGCCGTCCTTGCCGGCATTGGCGGCACGCACGCCGCTTTCGGGCGTGAAGAAAACCAGATGGTCGGCGGATAGCCTGCCGGAAAACGATCCGGTTAACGATTACGAAGACATCACGGGCTACAACAATTTTTATGAATTCGGCACAGGCAAGCGCGACCCCAAGGCGAACGCCCAGGACTTCAAGCCGGAGCCCTGGTCCATCGCCGTCGAAGGGGCATGCGCCAAGCCCGGCAAAATCTCGTTCGAAGACCTGATCAAACCGCATACGCTGGAAGAGCGGGTTTATCGTTTCCGTTGCGTCGAAGCGTGGTCGATGGTGGTGCCGTGGGTCGGTATTCCGCTCGCGGATGTCCTCAAGCGCTTCGAGCCGACGTCCGACGCCAAGTATGTTTACTTCGAAACACTGCTCGATCCGGAACAAATGCCGGGGCAGCGCTATCCGGTTCTGAAATGGCCTTATAAGGAAGGGCTCAGGATCGACGAGGCGATGAACCCGTTGTCTTTTCTGTCGGTCGGTCTGTACGGCGAAGTTCTGCCGAACCAGAACGGGGCGCCGGTGCGGCTCGTTGTGCCGTGGAAGTACGGCTACAAATCGATCAAGTCGATCGTTAAAATCAAGTTCCAGAGCGCCATGCCGCCGACCAGCTGGAACGAAGCGGCGGCGCGGGAATACGGATTTTACTCCAACGTCAATCCGGCCGTCAGTCACCCGCGCTGGTCACAGGCTTCGGAACGCAGGATCGGTGAAATCTTCAAACGCAAGACGCTGATGTTCAACGGCTATGAAGAAGAGGTCGCCGGTCTGTACACGGACATGGATTTGCGCAAATGGCATTAA
- a CDS encoding protein-methionine-sulfoxide reductase heme-binding subunit MsrQ: MVWVIKPAVWVLCLAPLAWLGWLVADAVLLGGRGLTANPVEFINRYLGDWALRFLLIGLAVTPLRILSGWKQVVRLRRLLGLFAFFYVVLHVSNYVVLDQFFNWTAIWEDIVKRWYITVGMLALVCLIPLAVTSTKGWIKRIGGRNWNKLHKAVYVAGAAACLHFFMMRKGLQYEPLVYGAIFASLMMMRAVEPLKRKLRAA; this comes from the coding sequence ATGGTCTGGGTCATCAAGCCTGCGGTCTGGGTTTTGTGTCTGGCACCGCTGGCGTGGCTCGGCTGGCTGGTCGCCGACGCGGTCCTTCTCGGCGGCCGTGGCCTGACGGCGAACCCGGTCGAATTCATCAACCGCTATCTCGGTGACTGGGCGCTCCGCTTCTTGCTGATCGGGCTTGCGGTGACGCCGCTGCGCATTCTCAGCGGCTGGAAGCAGGTCGTGCGTCTGCGCCGGCTTCTAGGTCTGTTCGCGTTCTTTTATGTGGTGCTGCATGTATCCAACTATGTCGTGCTTGACCAGTTCTTCAATTGGACGGCGATCTGGGAAGATATCGTCAAGCGCTGGTACATCACGGTCGGCATGCTGGCGCTTGTGTGCCTGATCCCGCTTGCCGTTACCTCGACCAAGGGCTGGATCAAGCGGATCGGCGGCAGGAACTGGAACAAACTGCACAAGGCCGTCTATGTCGCCGGTGCGGCGGCGTGCCTGCATTTCTTCATGATGCGCAAGGGCTTGCAGTATGAACCGCTGGTCTATGGTGCGATCTTCGCTTCGCTGATGATGATGCGCGCCGTAGAGCCGTTGAAGCGGAAGCTCCGCGCGGCCTAG